The sequence AACATGGTAAAAATTATGGTGTTTTAAAAATTGGTATAAGTATATAGCCTAACGTTGCAATGCAATATGTTTTTTTGTAAATCAATTATTTTATAAGTAAAAAAGTTTATTGTAAGTATAAAACATTTATAATTTTTTGGCGATAGCTCATTACATAAAATGTGCTTGAAAAAATACTTTTATTATATATACTCAATATGAATAATAATCACACATTAGCATTGATACTTTTGCCTGCTAGTGCATTCCTTACAATTATCACATTGTTAAGGCAATGAATGTTGTGGAAAAAATAATTGACAATAACTATACATTCGTATATATCGACATCAAAGGTAAGGTGGCATCATGATAAAACCATTAACTAAAAAACAACAGGCAATATTTTCATATATTAAACAGACAATAAAAAAAACTGGTTTTCCTCCCACGGTTCGTGAAATAGGCAATCAATTCTCAATTACCGTAAAGGGTGCATATGATCATTTGAAAGCAATAGAAAAGAAAGGATATCTGCGATGTGAAGCTGGCAAATCACGAGCAATTGAGCTATTGATTGATAAAGAAGATGTATATGCTGATGTGCGATCAATTCCATTGGTTGGTACAATTGCAGCGGGTGTGCCCATTTTGGCTCAGGAAAACATTGAAAGCTATATACAGTTGCCATCAGGTCTTTTGCCCGACGGCATATTATTTGGGCTTAAGGTTAAAGGCGATTCAATGACGGGTGCGGGCATATATGATGGCGATATTGCCATTATCAGGCAACAGCCAAATGCAAACAATGGCCAAATAGTAGCTGCACTTATTGATAATGAAGCAACACTAAAAATATTAAAGAAAACTGAACGCAAAGTACAGCTTTTGCCTGCTAACGAAAAATATAATCCAATAACAGCAGAAAATGTTGCCATTTTAGGAGTACTTAAAGCATTATTCCGAATATATTAAATAAAAAAAATAGTGGACACGTCATCCCGCTTTCTCATTATGGTTGCAACAATTGTGAAACCATAAGGGAAACAGTATTGGGCGATGCCTCATGTATATGATACACAGTTTCACTATGATCAAATAATTAATCAGTTTCATATTGCTGAAACCAAAATTGATGGTTTGCGGTTATTTTACAATTACAGGCAAAAAATAGTATCATGGTTTAATTATGATACACCCATTACTGTAGCACTATTCAATTTATTTGATCAATTGGCCTATGAAATTCAGGAATTCCCATATAATAATGACGGTTACATTTTAGATATACTCTACAGAAAAGCTGAAACCTATTTGGCATTCATGAAAGGATTACAATACTATGAAAATTTTTTGCTTATAAATAATTTAATTTATGATGATATATTGATAATATGGAGACATTCGCTAATAAATCTTCGTGAAAGATGTATCAACGATTTTCATGAACAAAAGCCTTTACAATATGGCATAACCACAGCACTCCTCACAATGCCTGATGAGACATTAATACCTTTTTTTTATGATATAGCATTATCGCCGGATGTGGATATAGCTATAAGTGCAATCGTTGGGTTAAGTTTATTCAGGAAAAAATTTGCTAATTGGAAGAAGTTGTGCAAAGGTGATAGCCATTATGATGCTATGGTTACCCTAGCTTCGACGCGTGATATTGAAAATTATGATTATTCAAATTGTAACGATAATATCTACATTTTGTTTTTATGCATGCGAGCTGCTGAAATTTTTGCAGGTAAAGTGCGTGATATTTTATCTTTGATGAATGCTGTTTTGCGTACTATACCTGAAAATAATATTCTTTATTTACGTTCTGTTGAAGCTATAGAAAGCTTGCTGTACAGATTGACACGGAGGGAGTTTAACCATTTTACAGTTGATGATATTGTTAATCTTATTGATGTGTTTAATTTACTCCCTGCGGAAATTGTTGATGGTGTTATACAATACTGGAATATCCCTAAGATCGATTTTCTATTTACAGTACAGCGAGCAATACATGAAAAGCAGATACATTTGGATGACTGCTCTAATATAGCTACCTTGCTGTGTACAGTTGAATTAGATTAAAATATGCACACAATTAAGTTTTTTCTCCTGTTGAATACTTGAAACATTACTAATTTACGCTTGACTAAAAAAAAAGCTATTATAGTATGCTTGGCCATGGAGTCTACTATGTGGAGGGCAACATGATTCTGGTAACTGGTTGTAACAGCCTTATAGGACGTACACTTGTAACAAAGCTCGTACACGATGGGCAACAAGTTAAAGCGATAGACATGTGGAAAGATACAAAATTACCGGAATCTGTTACTTTTTTTCAGAGCAATCTTTTAGATACAGATAGTATTGAAGAGGCAATGGAAGATGTAGATACTGTGTTTCATCTTATGGAAGTTGAAGATGCATCCTATTATGGTCGCCGTTTCATGAAGAAAGTTAATGTCAAAGGGACAGAAAATCTTTTAAAAGTAGCTTCAGAAAAAAACGTACAACATTTTA is a genomic window of Spirochaetota bacterium containing:
- the lexA gene encoding transcriptional repressor LexA; this translates as MKPLTKKQQAIFSYIKQTIKKTGFPPTVREIGNQFSITVKGAYDHLKAIEKKGYLRCEAGKSRAIELLIDKEDVYADVRSIPLVGTIAAGVPILAQENIESYIQLPSGLLPDGILFGLKVKGDSMTGAGIYDGDIAIIRQQPNANNGQIVAALIDNEATLKILKKTERKVQLLPANEKYNPITAENVAILGVLKALFRIY